In Candidatus Effluviviaceae Genus I sp., the genomic stretch AGGTCGCAGGCGGCGAGCGACACGCTGTCCGTCATCGGCTGGCTGAGGCACTGCGCGAGCTTCTCGCCGTAGAACCGCTCGAGCCACGCGTCGTTGCTGCCGACCGCGCGGTTCATGGACTCGACGAGGCGCTCGCGCGTCCTCGAGAGCTCCGCCTGCGAGCCGGAGAGCACGTCGCGGAACCGCCGCTCAGTGAGCGTCCGGAGCGCCTCGCCTGTCGGGCGCTCGGACAATCCAAAGCGCTCCAGGTGCCGCTCGGCCGCCTCCGCGATCTGGACCATCGTCCCGACCGCCTGGCACGGGAAGCTCCCGGACGCCGTCTCGTCGGAGAGCATGACCGCATCGGTGCCGTCGAGGATCGCGTTGAAGACGTCCGAGGCCTCGGCGCGTGTCGGCTCGGGGTTCTCGGTCATCGAGTTCAGCATCTGCGTCGCCGTGATGACGGGCTTCCCGCGCAGGTTGCACAGCCTGATGACCCGCTTCTGGAACCCCGGCACGTTCTGCGGCCCGATCTGCAGGGCGAGGTCGCCGCGCGCGACCATGACGCCGTCGGCCGCGTCCAGGATCCGATCGAGCTCCCCCTCGCGCGCCGCCTCCTCCCGCTCGATCTTCGCGATGACCCCCGGCGCGAGACTCCTGGCCAGCTGCCGGACATCCTGCTCGGACACGCCGCGCAGCCGCTCGGCGAGACGCCGGCACATCCCGTCTTCGATGTACCGCTTCGCCTCCTCGATGTCCCGCGCGCTTCGCACGAACGAGACGGCGACAAACGCGAGGAAGCTCCCGCAGCTCCGGTGGCTGAGCGGATGCTCGGACCAGTCGATGAAGTGCGTGAGCAGGAAGTCGAGCGCGACCTTGTCGTCCTCCTGGAAGGTGTCGAAGTCGAACGAGAGCCGCTTGAACGTGACGCCCTTGCCGTCCTGGAGGACCCCGTCGTCCTCGGCCTCGCAGACGATGTGCTGCGGCTCGACCGCGAGGAGCCTGAGCGTGGCCGACCCGTCCCCGATCTGCACGAGCGGGCGCTCCCTTCCCGTGCGGTACTCGTCCAGCTTGGCCGCGACCCGTCGGTCCTGCTCGCCGATGGGGCAGCCGTAGACGTTGATCACGGCGCCCGGCGCGCCCTTCGTGAACGCCAAGCGGATCCGGTCGCCGGCTCGCACGGGGGCGGGACCGCCGACGCCGCCAAGGCGCAGCTTCGGCCCTGGCAGGTCCGCAAGCACGGCCGTGGCGGGCAGACGCTCGCGGTTCGCGCGAAGCCACCGGAGGATCCGGAGCTCCCTGCAGTCGGGGTCGGGCGCGCCGTCCCGACGGCGCTCGAAGAACGACATGTTCAGCCGGAGGAGGTCGATGCGGTACCCCCCGTCCTCGAAGAACCACTCGAGGAAGGTGTTCCAGTCGTCCTCTGTCCCGCTGAACTCGACCGTCCGCTCGCCGTCCGGGCTCGAGACCCGGTTCGTGAGCCCGCCCAGCGTCGCGACGATCTTCGTCCTGAGCCGCGTGCCGTCCCCCGCGCGGATGTGCATGCCGCACCGCCCTTCGTCAGCCTTCCGCCATGAACCCGGCGCACTCCCTCACGTCGCGCCTGCTCCCGATGAAGAGCGGCGTGCGCTCGTGGAGCGTCCTCGGGACGATCTCCAGGATCCGCCGCCGCCCGTCGGTCGCGGCCCCGCCCGCCTGCTCGGCGATGAACGCCAGCGGCGAGCACTCGTACAGAACCCGCAGCTTCCCGCTGGCGTGCGCGCTGTCCGCAGGATACATGAAGATGCCGCCGTAGAGCAGGTTCCGGTGGAAGTCGGCGACCAGCGAGCCGACGTACCGGCTGCTGTAGGGCCGTCCGTCGCTCGGTTCGCTCGCCTTCAGCCACTCGACGTACCGCCGGACGCCCGGCGCCCACCCCGCCGCGTTCCCCTCGTTCGCGCTGTAGATGCGCCCGCGCTCCGGCATCCTGACGTTCGCGTGCGACAGCAGGAACTCGCCGATGCCCGGGTCGAACGTGAACCCGTGGACGCCCTCCCCCGTGGTGTACACGAGGATGGTGCTCGGACCGTAGATGACGTAGCCGGCCGCCACCTGCCGTCCTCCCGGCTGGAGGCAGTCCTCGACCGTGCCGGGTCCGCAGCCCGTCACCCGCGGCAGGATCGAGAAGATCGTCCCGATGTTGACGTCCGCGTCGATGTTGGATGAACCGTCGAGCGGGTCGAAGTTCACCACGTACTTGCCGCACTCGCATCCCTCGTGTGGCGGAATGACGTCCTCCGACTCCTCCGACGCGCAGACCGCGAGCTGCCCCGTCTGCGCGAGCGCGCGGTGGATGACCTCGTGCGCGAACGCGTCGAGCCGCTGGACCTTCTCGCCGTGGACGTTCCGGACACCGTCCCAGCCGAGAAGATCGGTCAGGCCCGCCCGCACGACCTCGCGGTTGATGACCTTGCAGGCGATCGCGAGGTCCGTGATGAGTCCTGTGAACTCGCCGCTCGCGCCCGGGTGTCGGCGTTCCTCAGCGAGGACGAACTGCGACAGCGTCATCGGGACGAGGGACATGGCGCACCTCCGTCACGGTCGGGACTCCGGGCGCGGGTTGCGCCCGTGCGGTCCGGCTTCCCGCGGCAGCCCCCGAAGCTCCTGCGCCGCGCGCATCGCCGCGGCGACACGCTCCACCCGGGCCTGAGGGAGCCCCAGTCGCCCGGCGACCGCGGCCGTCTCGCCGCCCGCGACCAGCTCCTCGAGCACCCGGTCGAGCACGCCGCTCTCGAGGTCGAGCAGGTACACGTACTTGTCACGCACGCCCGGGATGATGCCGGGGGCCGGCGTCTTCCCGCGGATCCGCTCGGGCACGCCCAGCGCTTCGGCCGCGCGCAGGACCTCGGTCCTGTAGAGCCCCGCGACCGGCATGATGTCCGCGCAGTCGTCCACGCCGAAGCGCGTGTAGATGCCCGTGAGCTTCTCCGTGCGATTCGCCGCGCCGGCCACGAGCAGGTTCTCCCTCTCGGCGCGGAAGTAGAGGAAGACCATCCTCATCCGGTGGCGCGCCTTGAAGTGCGCCGCGCTCCGCGAGACGACGGCGCTGCGGCTGCCACGCTGCCCGCCCTCGAGCGGGTCCTCTCGGCTCACCAAGCGCCGAAGCCCGTACGCCGCCCTCACGACCGCGGCGCGGAGGAACTCGCCGGGCACCTTCGAGAGGACGAAGTCGTACACGCCGAGCGCGTCGAGCGCCTTCGTCATGTCGTGGGTGTCGAGGCGCACGCCGAGCCAGCGGGCGGCGAGCTCGGCATCGGTCCGGTCCTCGGCCGGCCCCTCGCGCTCGGGAAGGAAGAAGCCCTTGACGCGCTCCGCGCCGACGCCCCGCACGCAGAGCGCGGCGGTCACCGTCGAGTCGAGCCCTCCGCTCATCGCAACGGCGATGCCCGAACGCCCCGACTCCTCGAGCGCGCGGCGCACGAACTCCGCGATGCGGTCGCAGGCCCCCAGGACTTCGGCGCTCTCCAGCATGGCCGATCCCCTCCGACGGCGTCACCCGCGCGTCGGCCGCGGTGTCATGCTCTCCGGCATCTGCACCGTCACCACCCTGCCCTCGGCGCACACCTCCCCCTCGGCCGAGAGCGACGCGCGCACGATCACCTTGCGTCCCTTGATCTCCTCGACCCTGCCGCGGACCGTGAGCGGCACGCCGAGAGGCGTCGGGCGCAAGTAGTCCACGTGGAGCGACGCGGTCACGAAGCGGAACGCCGGCAGCGTGTCCATCGCGCGTCCCTCGTCGCGGTACATCGCGGCGGCCGCCGTTCCCGTCGCGTGGCAGTCAATGAGCGACGCGATGAGGCCGCCGTACACGTAGCCGGGGATCGCCGTGTGATAGGACCGCGGCGTGAACACCGCGACCGTCTCATCGCCGTCCCAGCGGCTCTTGAGCTGATACCCGTGCTCGTTGAGCCGCCCGCACCCGAAGCAGTGGCTCACGTCGTCGGGGTAGTAGTCCTGGAAAGCCCTCTCTCCCATCGCGTCCTCCGCCTCGTCGCAGCCCGGCCGCCGTCGCCGCTACCGGTCCTCGTCCTCCACAACCTCGGCGTCCTCCGAAGGGGCCCGCGGCAGCTCCAGCAGGGACTCGGTGTCGCCCGACGGCAGCTCCTCGACCTGCCTGAGCTTGCGTTCCATGGCCCGGGTGCGCACGTCCGTCTCCTCGACCGTCTTCGCCGCCGTGTTGAGCTGCTTCCTGAGCTTGTCGAGCACGCCGCCGAACTTCCCGAACTCGGTCTTCACCGCGCCCAGGATCTGCCACACCTCGCTCGAACGTCTCTCGATGGCGAGCGTGCGGAACCCCATCCTGAGGCTGCTCAGGATGGCGGCGAGCGTCGTCGGGCCGGCCGCCACGACGCGGCAGGTGTGCATCAGGCTCTCGAAGAGCCCGGGTTCCCGGAGGACCTCCGCGTACAGGCCCTCCGTCGGCAGGAACATGATGGCAAAGTCGGTCGTGTTCGGCGGGTCGAGGTACTTCTCCTGGATGTCCTTGGCCGACGCCCTGACGGCGCGCGAGAGAGCGGCCGCGGCGGCCTTCACCCCGTCGGCGTCGCCCTGGTCGGACGCCTCGACGAGGCGCTGGAAGTCCTCCTGCGGGAACTTGGAGTCGATCGGGAGCCAGACGCAGCGGTTCGGGGCGTCCGCCGGACCGGGGAGCCGCACGGCGTACTCGACGTTCTCGCGAGTGCCCTCCTTGGTCTGGACGTTCCTGTCGTACTGGTCCGGCGTGAGGATGTCCTCGAGGATGGCCCCGAGCTGCACCTCGCCCAGGGTTCCGCGGGTCTTGACGTTCGACAGCACCTTCTTGAGATCGCCCACGCCGGAGGCGAGGCTCCGCATCTCCCCGAGACCTGACTGAACGGCCTCGAGCTGCTGGCTCACGAGCCTGAACGACTCCCCGAGTCGCGTCTCGAGCGTCGCGTGGAGCTTCTCGTCAACGGTCCTCCGCATCTCCTCGAGCTTGGCCTCGTTGCCCTCGCGCAGCTGCTCGAGCTTCGCGTCCACGGTGCCGCGAAGCCCCTCGAGCCTGGTCTCGTTCGCCCGCGCCAGTGTCTGGATTTCACCGGTGACCGCCGTCAGCGCTTCCCGCTGGGCGCTCCCCATCTCGCGCATCGTCGTCACGACGAGCTCCGCGCCGCCCTTCTGCGACCTCGCGAGCTCCTCGCGAAGATCCCGGGCGGCGTCGCTCGCTTCCCGTCTCGCCTGGCGGAGTTCCTCCTGAAGCGCGGCGACGAGCGCGTCGCGCGAGCCGCCCGAGAGCGCCCGCGACATCCTCCACAGGAGCGCCAGCGCGACCGCGAGAAGAACCACGCAGACCACGAGGAGAGCAAGCATGGAGTCCCTCCAGGAACCTCAAGCCGACCGCCGACCCGCCGACGCATGCCGTCGGAGCACCCCGATCACCGCCGCTAGCTCCCGCCCAGCGCGGTGATCCACTGCACCAGGAAGACCAGGAAGCCCGCCGCTGCGGCCACCGCGACCACACCGAGCACGGCGCCCGCCGTCCTGAGCGGGCTCATCTCCTGGCGTTCGAGCGTTGCGATCTCCTCGAAGGGGACCCGCAGGCGCTCCCCCACCAGCTCGCTCTCCGAGACGGACACGACCTCGAACGTGAGAACGCGGCCGTCCGTTGTCGTGACTCTCACCTCTCGACCCACGAGCTCGTCCGCGTCGTACTGCGGCAGCGGGGCGCCGACATACCGCGCGCACGAGACGCAGAGCGTAGCGGTGAGCATCGCGATCCACGTCCGCCAGCGCAACGCCGCTCTGTCCGTCATCAGCGCTCGCGCCATCGTCATCGCTCCTCCATGGTCGCGGGCGCAGCAGCACATCCTGCGGAGGTCAGCCCCCCGGCCCGCCCGCCAGCGGTCTCGAGCACTTCACCCGCCACGCGGGACTCCAGTCATCGAGCGCCCGCGAGCAGTCCCGCGACGCGCCCGGCCCAGAGCCGGGCGCGCTGCGCGTCTGTGCGGTCATTGGCCTTCCCCGCGCTGCCCGGCATTCTGCCCGGGAAGGCATCGCACGCGACGGGCTCGAGGCCGTGCCGCGTCATGAGCGGCGTCAGGAACTTCGCCCTCGCCTTCTCCGGATCCTCGATCGCGATCCCGCTCGAGAGGAACACGGCCAGGTGCGTCCCCTTGAGGTCCTTCCGCGCCAGGAACGCCTTCGCCTTCCGGTAGACCATCCCCATCCGCACGCCTGCGCCCAGCACGACGCCGTCGTAGCCCGAGAGGTCAGCGACCTTCGCGCGCTTGAGGTCAACGACCTCGACGTCGTGCCCCGCAGACCGCAGCGTCTCCGCCACGACCTGCGCATAGCGCTCCGTGGCGCCGCCCGCGGTCACGAAGGCAATGAGGGTCTTCACGCTCATCGCGCTCTCCCTCCATGTCCGCATCGCCCCGGCCGCCTCAGGACCCCGCGAACATCAGCGCGTACGAGACGAAGATCACGACGTCCGGCACGAAGTGGATGAACCACGGCCACAGCATCCCCCGCGTCTCGAGCATGCTCCTGCCGATGAGCCAGGCCAGGAACCCCGTCATCAGGGAACCGGCGGGCCCCGGCGGCGAGCCGTGCAGCCAATGCGCGAGGCCGAAGAAGACGGCGGCGATCAGGAGCGTCTGCGTCTCGCCGATGACGTCGTGCAGCGTCGAGAGGATGCTCGCCCTGA encodes the following:
- a CDS encoding pyruvate kinase, producing the protein MHIRAGDGTRLRTKIVATLGGLTNRVSSPDGERTVEFSGTEDDWNTFLEWFFEDGGYRIDLLRLNMSFFERRRDGAPDPDCRELRILRWLRANRERLPATAVLADLPGPKLRLGGVGGPAPVRAGDRIRLAFTKGAPGAVINVYGCPIGEQDRRVAAKLDEYRTGRERPLVQIGDGSATLRLLAVEPQHIVCEAEDDGVLQDGKGVTFKRLSFDFDTFQEDDKVALDFLLTHFIDWSEHPLSHRSCGSFLAFVAVSFVRSARDIEEAKRYIEDGMCRRLAERLRGVSEQDVRQLARSLAPGVIAKIEREEAAREGELDRILDAADGVMVARGDLALQIGPQNVPGFQKRVIRLCNLRGKPVITATQMLNSMTENPEPTRAEASDVFNAILDGTDAVMLSDETASGSFPCQAVGTMVQIAEAAERHLERFGLSERPTGEALRTLTERRFRDVLSGSQAELSRTRERLVESMNRAVGSNDAWLERFYGEKLAQCLSQPMTDSVSLAACDLATSGAEYRAIVAPTASGRTVRMIARLRPDVAILGAAHDDINRRKLVLSFGVYPLNCGRLVEENCARLLHDAEEAFDVCRDLILEAGLLSARDRVVWTAGTPLFGSGGTNLITVRELGRAKPTG
- the fbp gene encoding class 1 fructose-bisphosphatase is translated as MSLVPMTLSQFVLAEERRHPGASGEFTGLITDLAIACKVINREVVRAGLTDLLGWDGVRNVHGEKVQRLDAFAHEVIHRALAQTGQLAVCASEESEDVIPPHEGCECGKYVVNFDPLDGSSNIDADVNIGTIFSILPRVTGCGPGTVEDCLQPGGRQVAAGYVIYGPSTILVYTTGEGVHGFTFDPGIGEFLLSHANVRMPERGRIYSANEGNAAGWAPGVRRYVEWLKASEPSDGRPYSSRYVGSLVADFHRNLLYGGIFMYPADSAHASGKLRVLYECSPLAFIAEQAGGAATDGRRRILEIVPRTLHERTPLFIGSRRDVRECAGFMAEG
- the nadE gene encoding NAD(+) synthase, producing the protein MLESAEVLGACDRIAEFVRRALEESGRSGIAVAMSGGLDSTVTAALCVRGVGAERVKGFFLPEREGPAEDRTDAELAARWLGVRLDTHDMTKALDALGVYDFVLSKVPGEFLRAAVVRAAYGLRRLVSREDPLEGGQRGSRSAVVSRSAAHFKARHRMRMVFLYFRAERENLLVAGAANRTEKLTGIYTRFGVDDCADIMPVAGLYRTEVLRAAEALGVPERIRGKTPAPGIIPGVRDKYVYLLDLESGVLDRVLEELVAGGETAAVAGRLGLPQARVERVAAAMRAAQELRGLPREAGPHGRNPRPESRP
- a CDS encoding PaaI family thioesterase; the encoded protein is MGERAFQDYYPDDVSHCFGCGRLNEHGYQLKSRWDGDETVAVFTPRSYHTAIPGYVYGGLIASLIDCHATGTAAAAMYRDEGRAMDTLPAFRFVTASLHVDYLRPTPLGVPLTVRGRVEEIKGRKVIVRASLSAEGEVCAEGRVVTVQMPESMTPRPTRG
- the rmuC gene encoding DNA recombination protein RmuC is translated as MLALLVVCVVLLAVALALLWRMSRALSGGSRDALVAALQEELRQARREASDAARDLREELARSQKGGAELVVTTMREMGSAQREALTAVTGEIQTLARANETRLEGLRGTVDAKLEQLREGNEAKLEEMRRTVDEKLHATLETRLGESFRLVSQQLEAVQSGLGEMRSLASGVGDLKKVLSNVKTRGTLGEVQLGAILEDILTPDQYDRNVQTKEGTRENVEYAVRLPGPADAPNRCVWLPIDSKFPQEDFQRLVEASDQGDADGVKAAAAALSRAVRASAKDIQEKYLDPPNTTDFAIMFLPTEGLYAEVLREPGLFESLMHTCRVVAAGPTTLAAILSSLRMGFRTLAIERRSSEVWQILGAVKTEFGKFGGVLDKLRKQLNTAAKTVEETDVRTRAMERKLRQVEELPSGDTESLLELPRAPSEDAEVVEDEDR